A genomic region of Mugil cephalus isolate CIBA_MC_2020 chromosome 5, CIBA_Mcephalus_1.1, whole genome shotgun sequence contains the following coding sequences:
- the LOC125008133 gene encoding uncharacterized protein LOC125008133 — MGEMWCCQIPGFEDHLLSELRRQQQCSKFCDTVLNAEGVSVPAHSCVLSAMSPDISSALSSTSASCAGQRHLLEFHSLGASTLLHLVRLLYSGEMAGETEREKQEAVSAAAKLGIYGLVEVEVTEGRSKNRNKGGVGQCAEVGVQTEAEEREERRESGRDIQTQTEELTAYPEASLEITDVVSFPSSGLMDSHLIFPHMVPFIYPPAENQTPHPCTAPPASIQESPAAGSAVSVVTLPYTSVPYTSLPYFSSQMTQCAAGDPQKQWAGPQGAGKDADWGDERIVQFQDDIPGFISCFLNPDREEGDNGGRSGRRQRAGRVGAGEKSASRPQARPRARGGAQVVQEVRLAKKQSPFLHRWGRAAARVTGQGGGAVGRRLDVKSRELLKTERSRQRRGRGKAWEPSPSADKQPCSKGRGGRKRSTQQLKRDRVPVRSPQKPRATSAASFLTPAQIRHVQPSSGSSPSLWPPPPPRSPPPPPDLLSPASSYEPPAPSLLHTTCLPPPDPPPRQEQSEQIDRLLEEVMMGLDVAANGDPGGARSSRAVASAGNARVQNEQQRDAAGDRTSAEVVVVARRAGCSSSDNGEVPAPQQQCDEDMSDILEHLLQLFEHQFESGGGREEKEADGAVSTETSRPRAVPSQHEKNKTTASHTPHLHDTQHQVRGSESPETGERRPQPRKGRAEETPGKAANKQRKKRRATHYRFSLEKRARTRTRKPPTDAETKATRGRGDQQLQQMPVVKLQRRILLPSQVTLGGNSCRGVEGKLPVKAKIGPLSANGPERNKNRALRETKTYPIRSRLNKSYQVMVNMPVLGAPLLDKEQPSTHKPDRPKEHRRQMNLSVSVSSKPPIQLRSADPRGARGQREKNHERREEASNEEEGALARRGKKRRGEPNGGAHDDAAVAKTLCFDQMTKLSCNKQNKLKQATVAVKEAPDAERLPLTSEEDFQGEKRKEKTVLSEIKLTETQTRLTETSTDVCLTGVEGDVDGSETPTPSHPAKESSVESSGTPEEDVEVDVTGSSSPVPDPVNISWTESSEEDEDVDIEELTLSETCVAVTQVMS, encoded by the exons ATGGGGGAAATGTGGTGCTGCCAAATACCCGGGTTTGAGGACCACCTCCTCAGTGAGCTGCGGAGACAGCAACAGTGTAGCAAGTTCTGTGACACTGTGCTCAACGCAGAAG gcGTTTCGGTGCCAGCACACAGCTGTGTTCTTTCAGCCATGAGCCCCGACATCTCCTCcgccctctcctccacctcggCGTCTTGTGCGGGACAGCGCCACCTCTTGGAGTTTCATTCTCTGGGCGCCTCCACCCTGCTCCACCTGGTCAGACTCCTGTACTCTGGGGAGATGGCgggggagacggagagggaaaAGCAGGAGGCCGTTTCTGCCGCGGCCAAGCTGGGCATCTACgggctggtggaggtggaggtaaCAGAGGGGCgcagcaaaaacagaaacaagggTGGAGTCGGCCAGTGCGCAGAGGTGGGTGTGCAAACGGAGGctgaggaaagagaggagaggcgTGAAAGTGGAAGGGACATTCAGACTCAGACTGAAGAGCTCACGGCTTACCCTGAAGCCTCCTTGGAGATCACTGATGTGGTTTCTTTCCCGAGTTCAGGACTGATGGATTCCCATCTCATTTTCCCTCATATGGTCCCCTTCATCTACCCTCCAGCTGAAAACCAAACCCCACATCCTTGCACCGCTCCTCCAGCCTCCATACAGGAATCCCCAGCAGCAGGAAGCGCTGTTTCTGTTGTGACATTGCCGTACACATCTGTCCCGTACACGTCCCTCCCTTATTTTTCCAGCCAAATGACCCAGTGCGCCGCCGGCGACCCTCAGAAGCAGTGGGCTGGTCCTCAGGGTGCAGGTAAAGATGCAGATTGGGGGGACGAGCGGATTGTGCAGTTTCAAGACGACATCCCGGGGTTCATCAGCTGCTTCCTGAACCCAGACCGAGAGGAGGGCGACAATGGGGGGAGATCGGGGAGGAGGCAAAGAGCCGGAAGAGTCGGTGCAGGCGAGAAGAGCGCCAGCAGGCCCCAGGCAAGGCCGAGAGCGAGAGGGGGCGCTCAGGTGGTGCAGGAGGTGAGGCTGGCTAAGAAGCAGAGCCCGTTCCTGCACAGGTGGGGGAGGGCGGCGGCGCGCGTGACAGGTCAGGGCGGGGGGGCTGTCGGCAGGAGGCTGGACGTGAAGAGCAGGGAGCTCCTGAAGACGGAGAGGAGCCGTCAGAGAAGAGGACGCGGCAAAGCGTGGGAGCCGAGCCCGAGTGCGGACAAGCAGCCGTGCagcaaaggaagaggaggacggaaAAGATCGACACAGCAGCTCAAACGG GACCGTGTCCCCGTTCGTTCTCCTCAAAAGCCGAGAGCTACATCAGCCGCTTCATTTCTCACACCTGCGCAAATCCGCCATGTTCAACCTTCATCTGGCTCAAGCCCGTCCCTCtggcctccccctcctccccgttctcctccccctccccccgacCTGCTGTCCCCTGCATCCTCCTACGAGCCCCCGGCTCCGTCCCTCCTCCACACCACCTGCCTCCCTCCCCCGGACCCTCCGCCCCGGCAGGAGCAGTCCGAGCAAATCGATCGACTTCTGGAGGAGGTCATGATGGGGCTCGACGTCGCTGCAAACGGCGATCCGGGGGGGGCGAGGAGCAGCCGCGCCGTCGCCTCCGCTGGCAACGCGCGCGTCCAAAACGAACAGCAGCGCGACGCTGCCGGCGACCGGACGTCCGCGGAGGTCGTGGTGGTGGCGCGGAGAGCGGGCTGTTCCAGCTCCGATAACGGCGAGGTGCCCGCTCCGCAGCAGCAGTGCGACGAAGATATGAGCGACATCCTGGAGCACCTACTTCAGTTGTTTGAACATCAGTTTGAAAGCGGCGGtggcagagaagagaaagaggcgGATGGTGCGGTCTCCACGGAGACCAGCCGGCCCCGCGCTGTCCCGAGTCAGCACGAGAAAAACAAGACGACGGCCTCTCACACCCCTCACCTGCACGACACGCAACATCAAGTCAGAGGCTCTGAATCGCCTGAAACGGGGGAGAGACGCCCGCAGCCGAGGAAGGGCCGTGCTGAGGAAACGCCGGGAaaagctgcaaacaaacaacGGAAAAAGAGAAGAGCGACACACTATCGGTTCTCGTTGGAGAAGAGggcgaggacgaggacgaggaagCCTCCAACTGACGCGGAGACCAAAGCCACGCGCGGCCGAGGAgaccagcagctgcagcagatgcccgtggtgaagctgcagaggaggatCTTGCTGCCGTCCCAAGTCACATTGGGGGGAAACAGCTGTCGGGGTGTGGAAGGCAAG CTCCCTGTAAAAGCAAAGATCGGTCCGTTATCGGCGAACGGCCCTGAAAGAAACAAGAACAGAGCCCTCAGAGAAACAAAGACGTACCCAATCAGGAGCAGGCTGAATAAATCGTATCAAGTCATG GTCAACATGCCTGTTCTTGGTGCACCACTTCTAGACAAAGAGCAACCCTCAACGCACAAACCGGACAGACCCAAGGAGCACAGACGACAAATGAATTTATCTGTAAGCGTGAGTTCAAAGCCACCAATTCAGCTGCGATCTGCAGATCCCCGTGGTGCACGCGGACAGCGAGAGAAAAATCATGAGAGACGCGAAGAAGCGTCGAACGAGGAGGAAGGGGCCCTGgcaaggaggggaaaaaagaggagaggggaacCAAACGGGGGCGCGCACGACGACGCTGCCGTCGCCAAGACGCTTTGTTTTGATCAAATGACAAAGCTGAGCTGTAACAAGcagaacaagctgaaacaagcaACAGTGGCGGTAAAAGAAGCCCCGGATGCTGAGCGCCTCCCGCTGACCAGTGAAGAAGATTTCCAAGGagaaaaacgaaaagaaaaaacggTCCTGAGTGAAATCAAACTCACGGAAACTCAGACACGTTTGACGGAGACCAGCACTGATGTTTGTTTAACCGGTGTAGAAGGAGACGTGGACGGTTCCGAGACTCCAACTCCTTCGCATCCTGCAAAGGAGTCGAGTGTTGAGTCGTCAGGAACCCCCGAAGAAGACGTGGAGGTCGACGTGACTGGAAGTTCCAGTCCCGTCCCTGATCCAGTGAACATCAGCTGGACGGAGTCTTCAGAGGAAGACGAGGACGTGGACATTGAAGAGCTCACTTTGTCTGAGACCTGCGTTGCTGTGACGCAAGTAATGTCCTAA
- the cryba1l1 gene encoding crystallin, beta A1, like 1 encodes MYRTTRSPMMQPLVNSGMGMAPFFKVTVFEQEHFQGKCLEFTSECCNIQECGLDNIRSIRVESGAWVGFEHHDFQGQQFILERGEYPHWDAYSGNISYHVERLMSLRPIYCASHQSSRMIIFERENFMGRSVELCDDYPSLQGMGWMMPEVGSMHVQCGAFVCYQYPGYRGQQYIMECERHSGDYQHWRNWGSHCQTPQIQSIRRIQH; translated from the exons ATGTACAGAACTACAAGGTCTCCAATGATGCAGCCACTGGTCAACTCAGGAATGGGCATGGCTCCTTTCTTCAAG GTGACTGTCTTCGAGCAGGAGCACTTCCAGGGAAAGTGCCTGGAGTTCACCTCCGAGTGCTGCAACATCCAGGAGTGCGGCCTGGACAACATCCGCTCCATCAGGGTGGAGAGTGGAGC CTGGGTGGGCTTCGAGCACCACGACTTCCAGGGCCAGCAGTTCATCCTGGAGAGGGGAGAGTACCCCCACTGGGACGCTTACAGCGGCAACATCTCCTACCACGTGGAGCGCCTCATGTCCCTGCGCCCCATCTACTGCGCC TCCCACCAGAGCAGTCGCATGATCATTTTCGAGAGGGAGAACTTCATGGGCCGCAGCGTGGAGCTCTGTGACGACTACCCCTCCCTTCAGGGCATGGGATGGATGATGCCCGAGGTTGGCTCCATGCACGTGCAGTGCGGCGC CTTCGTGTGCTACCAGTACCCCGGCTACAGGGGCCAGCAGTACATCATGGAGTGCGAGAGACACAGCGGAGACTACCAGCACTGGAGGAACTGGGGCTCCCACTGTCAGACCCCCCAGATCCAGTCCATCAGGCGCATCCAgcactga
- the LOC125008134 gene encoding beta-crystallin B1-like: MSSGDKSKTSSQTDGKAAQGKKSEMGMMSYKMYVFDQENFQGRMIEISNECMNVCEMGMDRVRSLRVECGPFVGFEQMNFCGEMYILEKGEYPRWDSWSNCQRNDYLLSFRPVRMDPEKHKICLYEVGEFKGRKMEIMDDDVPSMFSYGFTDRVGSIMVSCGTWVGYQFPGYRGSQYLLEKGDYRHFNEYGARHPQFQSVRRIRDMQWHQQGCYTMASK, encoded by the exons ATGTCCAGTGGAGATAAGTCCAAGACTTCTTCCCAGACTGACGGGAAGGCTGCTCAGGGCAAGAAGTCTGAGATGGGAATGATGTCCTACAAG ATGTACGTGTTCGACCAGGAGAACTTCCAGGGTCGCATGATCGAGATCAGCAACGagtgcatgaatgtgtgtgagatGGGCATGGACCGCGTGCGTTCCCTGCGTGTTGAGTGTGGACC CTTCGTGGGCTTCGAGCAGATGAACTTCTGCGGTGAGATGTACATCCTGGAGAAGGGAGAGTACCCTCGCTGGGACTCCTGGAGCAACTGCCAGAGGAATGACTACCTGCTGTCCTTCAGGCCCGTCAGAATG GACCCTGAGAAGCACAAGATCTGCCTGTATGAGGTGGGAGAGTTCAAGGGACGCAAGATGGAGATCATGGACGATGACGTTCCCAGCATGTTCTCCTACGGCTTCACCGACAGAGTGGGCAGCATCATGGTCAGCTGTGGAAC CTGGGTGGGATACCAGTTCCCCGGATACCGTGGCAGCCAGTACCTGCTGGAGAAGGGCGACTACAGGCACTTCAACGAGTACGGCGCCCGTCATCCTCAGTTCCAGTCTGTGAGGCGTATCCGTGACATGCAGTGGCACCAACAGGGCTGCTACACCATGGCCAGCAAGTGA